In one window of Burkholderia cepacia ATCC 25416 DNA:
- a CDS encoding efflux RND transporter permease subunit: MAKFFIDRPIFAWVIAIVLMLAGVASIFKMPIAQYPTIAPPTIQIQANYPGASAKTVEDTVTQVIEQQMSGLDNFLYMSSTSDDSGNATITLTFSPGTNPDVAQVQVQNKLSLATPNLPQVVQQLGMQVTKSSSNWLMWFAFNSEDGSMSKEDLTNYVASHVLDPLSRVNGVGQTLLLGSQFSMRIWLDPVKLTNYSLTPTDVSAAITQQNVQIAGGQIGGTPAKPGTMLQATITESTLLRTPEQFGNILLKVNQDGSQVRLKDVGRAALGSENYTFDTKYMGQPTAGLGIQLATGANALATATALRAKVQELSKYFPHGLVVHYPYDTTPFVRLSIEEVVKTLLEGIVLVFLVMYLFLQNLRATIIPTIAVPVVLLGTFAIMGLAGFSINTLSMFGLVLAIGLLVDDAIVVVENVERVMAEEGLSPKEATRKAMGQITGALVGVALVLSAVFVPVAFSGGSVGAIYRQFSLTIVSAMVLSVLVALILTPALCATILKPIPQGHHEEKKGFFGWFNRTFDRSRDRYTGGVNHVIRRSGRWLVIYLAVFIAVGVMFVRLPKSFLPDEDQGYMFMIVQTPSGSTQETTGKTLDNINTYLTTTEKDVVDSVFTVNGFSFAGRGQNAGLVFVKLKPYEHRQRSDQKVQALIGRTFAHYSQYKDAMVIPFNPPSIPELGTAAGFDFELTDNAGLGHEALMAARGQLLGMAAKDPTLALVRPNGLNDTPQYTVDIDREKANALGVTAAAIDQTFSIAWASQYVNNFLDTDGRIKKVYVQADAPFRMTPEDMNIWYVRNSTGGMVPFSAFSTGHWSYGSPKLERYNGVSSIEIQGQAAEGKSTGQAMAAMEALASKLPEGIGYSWTGLSFQEIQSGSQAPILYAISILVVFLCLAALYESWSIPFSVIMVVPLGVVGALLATMLRGLENDVFFQVGLLTTVGLSAKNAILIVEFARELQANENMGPVRAAIEAARLRLRPILMTSLAFMLGVLPLAISNGAGSASQHAIGTGVIGGMITATFLAIFMIPMFFVRVRAIFSGETENVDDAWRLVQGDLQRSHGDAHDSKGQ; this comes from the coding sequence ATGGCCAAGTTTTTTATCGATCGCCCGATCTTCGCGTGGGTGATCGCGATCGTGCTGATGCTGGCCGGCGTCGCATCGATCTTCAAGATGCCGATCGCGCAGTATCCGACGATCGCACCGCCGACGATCCAGATCCAGGCGAACTATCCGGGCGCTTCCGCGAAGACGGTGGAAGACACGGTGACGCAGGTGATCGAACAGCAGATGAGCGGTCTCGACAACTTCCTGTACATGTCGTCGACCAGTGACGACTCGGGCAACGCGACGATCACGCTGACCTTCTCGCCGGGCACGAATCCGGACGTCGCGCAGGTGCAGGTGCAGAACAAGCTGTCGCTCGCGACACCGAACCTGCCGCAGGTCGTGCAGCAACTCGGCATGCAGGTCACGAAGTCGAGCAGCAACTGGCTGATGTGGTTCGCGTTCAACTCCGAGGACGGCAGCATGTCGAAGGAGGACCTGACGAACTATGTGGCGTCGCACGTGCTCGATCCGCTCAGCCGCGTAAACGGCGTCGGCCAGACGCTGCTGCTCGGTTCGCAGTTCTCGATGCGCATCTGGCTCGATCCCGTCAAGCTGACCAACTACAGCCTCACGCCGACCGACGTGTCGGCGGCGATCACGCAGCAGAACGTGCAGATCGCTGGCGGCCAGATCGGCGGCACGCCGGCGAAGCCGGGCACGATGCTGCAGGCGACGATCACCGAATCGACGCTGCTGCGCACCCCCGAGCAGTTCGGCAACATCCTGCTGAAGGTCAACCAGGATGGTTCGCAGGTCCGCCTGAAGGACGTCGGCCGCGCGGCGCTCGGCTCGGAGAACTACACGTTCGACACGAAGTACATGGGGCAGCCGACGGCCGGCCTCGGCATTCAGCTCGCGACGGGCGCGAATGCGCTCGCGACCGCGACGGCGCTGCGGGCCAAGGTCCAGGAGCTGTCGAAGTACTTCCCGCACGGCCTCGTCGTCCACTATCCGTACGACACGACGCCGTTCGTGCGCCTGTCGATCGAGGAAGTGGTCAAGACGCTGCTCGAAGGCATCGTGCTCGTGTTCCTCGTGATGTACCTGTTCCTGCAGAACCTGCGGGCAACGATCATCCCGACGATCGCGGTGCCGGTCGTGCTGCTCGGCACTTTCGCGATCATGGGCCTCGCCGGCTTCTCGATCAACACGCTGTCGATGTTCGGCCTCGTGCTCGCGATCGGCCTGCTGGTCGACGATGCGATCGTGGTGGTGGAGAACGTCGAGCGCGTGATGGCGGAGGAGGGCCTGTCGCCGAAGGAGGCGACCCGCAAGGCGATGGGCCAGATCACCGGCGCACTCGTCGGCGTGGCGCTGGTGCTGTCGGCGGTGTTCGTGCCGGTGGCGTTCTCGGGCGGTTCGGTCGGCGCAATTTATCGCCAGTTCTCGCTGACGATCGTGTCGGCGATGGTGCTGTCGGTGCTCGTCGCGTTGATCCTGACGCCGGCACTGTGCGCGACGATCCTCAAGCCGATTCCGCAAGGGCATCACGAAGAGAAGAAGGGCTTCTTCGGCTGGTTCAACCGTACCTTCGACCGCAGCCGCGATCGTTATACGGGCGGCGTGAACCACGTGATCCGGCGCTCGGGGCGCTGGCTCGTGATCTACCTGGCCGTGTTCATCGCGGTCGGCGTGATGTTCGTGCGCCTGCCGAAGTCGTTCCTGCCGGATGAAGACCAGGGCTACATGTTCATGATCGTGCAGACGCCGTCCGGTTCCACGCAGGAAACGACCGGCAAGACGCTCGACAACATCAACACGTACCTGACCACGACCGAGAAGGATGTGGTCGACTCGGTGTTCACGGTCAACGGCTTCAGCTTCGCGGGCCGCGGCCAGAACGCGGGCCTCGTGTTCGTGAAGCTGAAACCGTACGAGCATCGCCAGCGCTCAGACCAGAAGGTGCAGGCGCTGATCGGCCGGACCTTCGCGCACTACTCGCAGTACAAGGACGCGATGGTGATCCCGTTCAACCCGCCGTCGATTCCCGAACTCGGTACGGCGGCCGGCTTCGACTTCGAGCTGACGGACAACGCCGGTCTCGGCCACGAGGCGCTGATGGCCGCGCGCGGCCAGTTGCTCGGAATGGCCGCGAAGGATCCCACGCTGGCGCTCGTGCGCCCGAACGGCCTGAACGATACGCCGCAGTACACGGTCGACATCGACCGCGAGAAGGCGAACGCGCTCGGCGTGACGGCTGCGGCGATCGACCAGACGTTCTCGATCGCGTGGGCGTCGCAGTACGTGAACAACTTCCTGGATACGGATGGCCGGATCAAGAAGGTGTACGTGCAGGCGGACGCGCCGTTCCGGATGACCCCGGAAGACATGAACATCTGGTACGTGCGCAACAGCACCGGTGGCATGGTGCCGTTCAGCGCGTTCTCGACCGGCCACTGGAGCTATGGGTCGCCGAAGCTCGAACGCTACAACGGCGTATCGTCGATCGAGATCCAGGGGCAGGCTGCCGAGGGCAAGTCGACCGGCCAGGCGATGGCCGCGATGGAAGCGCTCGCGAGCAAGCTGCCGGAAGGTATCGGCTACTCGTGGACCGGCCTGTCGTTCCAGGAAATCCAGTCCGGCTCGCAGGCGCCGATCCTGTACGCGATCTCGATCCTTGTCGTGTTCCTGTGTCTGGCGGCACTGTATGAAAGCTGGTCGATCCCGTTCTCGGTGATCATGGTGGTGCCGCTCGGCGTGGTCGGCGCGCTGCTCGCGACGATGCTGCGCGGCCTCGAGAACGACGTGTTCTTCCAGGTCGGCCTGCTGACTACCGTGGGCCTGTCCGCGAAGAACGCGATCCTGATCGTGGAGTTCGCGCGCGAGTTGCAGGCGAACGAGAACATGGGGCCGGTGCGCGCGGCGATCGAGGCGGCACGCTTGCGGCTGCGTCCGATCCTGATGACGTCGCTCGCATTCATGCTCGGCGTGCTGCCCCTTGCGATCAGCAACGGCGCGGGCTCGGCGAGCCAGCATGCAATCGGCACGGGCGTGATCGGCGGGATGATCACGGCGACGTTCCTCGCGATCTTCATGATCCCGATGTTCTTCGTGCGGGTTCGCGCGATCTTCAGCGGCGAGACGGAGAACGTCGACGATGCCTGGCGTCTCGTGCAGGGCGACCTGCAGCGCAGTCACGGCGACGCACACGATTCGAAGGGGCAGTAA
- a CDS encoding efflux transporter outer membrane subunit, giving the protein MQKHALTASAVAMAAALFAAGCTMAPHYKRPDAPVAQAYPAGGVYATQPGAAGGRSANGQAATAIGWREFFVDPRLQRLIEIALKNNRDLRVSVLNIEAARAQYQITRAELFPTLDGTGTGSVQRIPQGLSTTNAPLISRNYNVGLSASWELDLFGRVQSLKDQALAQYLSTSYARQAFEISLVSQVADQYLTLLSTDDLLKVTEDTLKSAQAQYDLTKLQFDNGTGSELELRQAQTVVEQALSNQQAQARARAQALNMLVQLIGEPLPDDLPAGMPLDAQNLLTDVPAGLPSDLLTRRPDVMQAEQTLLAANANIGAARAAFFPRISLTAAFGTASPTLGGLFKAGTAAWSFAPSIALPIFEGGSNIANLDLAHVQKRIEIANYEKAIQSAFREVSDGLAARGTYDQQIAALERNEHAQQRRFDLSDLRYKNGVDSYLSVLTAQTDLYSAQQTLINARLARWTNLVDLYRALGGGWIQRAGETPRAPDAPVDYDKASAPAPASSAATNG; this is encoded by the coding sequence ATGCAAAAACATGCTTTGACTGCAAGTGCGGTCGCGATGGCTGCCGCGTTGTTCGCTGCGGGCTGCACGATGGCGCCGCATTACAAGCGGCCCGACGCACCCGTCGCGCAGGCGTACCCGGCCGGCGGCGTCTACGCGACGCAGCCGGGTGCGGCCGGCGGGCGCAGCGCGAACGGCCAGGCGGCGACCGCCATCGGCTGGCGCGAATTCTTCGTCGATCCGCGCCTGCAGCGGCTGATCGAGATCGCGCTGAAAAACAACCGCGACCTGCGCGTGTCGGTGCTGAACATCGAGGCGGCGCGCGCGCAGTACCAGATCACGCGCGCGGAGCTGTTCCCGACGCTCGACGGCACGGGCACGGGCAGTGTCCAGCGCATTCCGCAGGGCTTGTCGACGACCAATGCGCCGCTGATCTCGCGCAATTACAACGTCGGGCTGTCCGCGTCGTGGGAACTCGACCTGTTCGGCCGCGTGCAGAGCCTGAAGGACCAGGCGCTCGCGCAGTACCTGTCGACGTCGTATGCACGGCAGGCATTCGAGATCTCGCTGGTGTCGCAGGTGGCCGATCAATACCTGACGCTGTTGTCGACCGATGACCTGCTGAAGGTCACGGAGGACACGCTGAAGTCCGCTCAGGCGCAGTACGACCTGACGAAGCTGCAGTTCGACAACGGCACGGGCTCCGAGCTCGAGCTGCGTCAGGCGCAGACGGTGGTCGAGCAGGCGCTGTCGAACCAGCAGGCGCAGGCGCGTGCGCGTGCGCAGGCACTGAACATGCTGGTGCAACTGATCGGCGAGCCGCTTCCGGACGACCTGCCGGCAGGCATGCCGCTCGACGCGCAGAACCTGCTGACGGACGTGCCGGCCGGGTTGCCGTCGGATCTGCTGACGCGTCGTCCGGACGTGATGCAGGCCGAGCAGACGCTGCTGGCCGCGAATGCGAACATCGGCGCGGCGCGCGCGGCGTTCTTCCCGCGCATCTCGCTGACGGCGGCGTTCGGTACCGCGAGCCCGACGCTCGGCGGCCTGTTCAAGGCCGGCACGGCGGCATGGTCGTTTGCGCCGAGTATTGCGCTGCCGATCTTCGAGGGCGGTTCGAACATCGCCAATCTCGATCTCGCGCACGTGCAGAAACGCATCGAGATCGCGAACTACGAGAAGGCGATCCAGTCGGCATTCCGCGAAGTGTCGGACGGGCTGGCCGCACGCGGTACGTACGACCAGCAGATCGCGGCGCTCGAGCGCAACGAGCACGCGCAGCAGCGACGTTTCGACCTGTCGGACCTGCGTTACAAGAACGGCGTCGACAGCTACCTGTCGGTGCTGACCGCGCAGACGGATCTGTACTCGGCACAGCAGACGCTGATCAACGCACGTCTGGCGCGCTGGACGAACCTCGTCGACCTGTACCGCGCACTGGGCGGCGGGTGGATTCAGCGGGCAGGCGAGACGCCGCGCGCGCCGGATGCGCCGGTCGACTACGACAAGGCGTCCGCTCCGGCGCCTGCGTCGTCGGCGGCGACGAACGGCTAA
- a CDS encoding dienelactone hydrolase family protein produces MSQTSGSMITFRRPDGQELQGYLATPAKIEGAPAVVVIQEWWGLNDQIRGVADRLARCGYFALVPDLYRGKSTVEEEEAHHLMTGLDFGDAASQDIPGAVTYLKTLASRVAVTGYCMGGALTLLSLQFADADAGVTWYGFPPLDYLDPAKLKVPLMGHWGTQDAFFAIDQVDALEKKLTDAKVGFEFHRYLAHHAFANETAVGPGRIAGTQFDPVWSQMAWDRTLTFFGRTLWTKQA; encoded by the coding sequence ATGTCTCAAACATCCGGTTCCATGATCACGTTTCGACGCCCAGACGGCCAGGAACTGCAGGGCTATCTCGCCACGCCGGCAAAAATCGAAGGCGCGCCCGCGGTCGTCGTCATCCAGGAATGGTGGGGGCTGAACGACCAGATCCGCGGCGTCGCGGATCGCCTCGCGCGCTGCGGCTACTTCGCGCTCGTGCCCGACCTGTATCGCGGCAAGTCGACGGTCGAGGAAGAAGAAGCGCATCACCTGATGACCGGGCTCGATTTCGGCGACGCGGCCTCGCAGGACATTCCGGGCGCCGTGACCTATCTGAAGACGCTTGCGTCGCGTGTCGCGGTAACGGGTTACTGCATGGGCGGCGCACTCACGCTGCTGTCGCTGCAGTTCGCCGACGCGGACGCGGGCGTCACGTGGTACGGTTTCCCGCCGCTCGACTACCTCGATCCGGCGAAGCTCAAGGTGCCGCTGATGGGCCACTGGGGCACGCAGGATGCGTTCTTCGCGATCGACCAGGTCGATGCGCTCGAGAAGAAGCTGACCGACGCGAAGGTCGGTTTCGAATTCCATCGCTATCTCGCGCATCATGCGTTCGCGAACGAAACGGCCGTCGGCCCCGGCCGTATCGCCGGCACGCAGTTCGATCCCGTGTGGTCGCAAATGGCATGGGATCGCACGCTGACGTTCTTCGGCCGCACGCTTTGGACAAAGCAGGCGTAG